In Phyllopteryx taeniolatus isolate TA_2022b chromosome 1, UOR_Ptae_1.2, whole genome shotgun sequence, the following proteins share a genomic window:
- the LOC133484080 gene encoding calsequestrin-2-like — MQQMCLSLLCTLCLHFIWHCAAEEGLEFPNFDGRDRVLDINERSYKKALRRFDLLCLFYHEPVTANKGLQKRFQMTELVLELTAQVLENKDIGFGMVDAQKDAKVAKKLGLEEVGSLYVFKDDRVIEFDGELSADTLVEFLLDVLEDPVEIINNPMELRAFERIEEDIRLIGYFKGEDLYYKAFQEASERFQPYIKFFATFDKAVAKHLSLKMNEVNFYEPFMEEPAVLPGRPLSEMDIVDFVNQHRRATLRKLRAENMFETWEDDIDGIHIVAFAEEEDPDGFEFLEILKDVARDNTNNPDLSIVWIDPDDFPLLTTYWEKTFNLDLFRPQIGVVNVTDADSVWLDMSNDEDLPTAEELEDWIEDVLSGRINTEDDDFEDDRGDFDRDFTEDSNESLDRDEDEDDLND; from the exons ATGCAGCAAATGTGCCTGTCTCTGCTTTGCACTCTTTGCCTCCATTTCATTTGGCATTGTGCTGCAGAGGAAGGTCTGGAATTCCCTAACTTTGACGGCAGGGACCGGGTGTTGGACATCAACGAGCGTAGCTACAAGAAGGCTCTGAGGAGATTTGACCTGCTGTGTCTGTTTTACCATGAGCCCGTGACTGCCAACAAGGGCCTGCAGAAGCGCTTCCAGATGACCGAGCTGGTCCTTGAG CTAACAGCTCAGGTGCTGGAAAACAAAGACATCGGATTCGGGATGGTGGATGCTCAGAAGGATGCCAAAGTAGCCAAGAAGCTGG GCCTAGAAGAGGTGGGCAGCCTGTACGTCTTCAAGGACGATCGCGTCATTGAATTTGATGGAGAACTCTCAGCAGACACTCTTGTGGAATTCCTCCTGGAT GTGCTGGAGGACCCGGTAGAAATAATCAACAACCCAATGGAGCTTCGAGCCTTCGAAAGGATAGAGGAAGACATTCGCCTCATTGGTTACTTCAAAGGAGAGGATTTAT ACTACAAAGCTTTCCAGGAGGCCTCAGAACGTTTTCAACCCTACATCAAGTTCTTTGCCACATTTGATAAAGCT GTGGCCAAACATCTCTCCCTCAAGATGAACGAGGTGAATTTTTACGAGCCCTTCATGGAGGAGCCCGCCGTACTGCCTGGCAGACCTTTGTCAGAAATGGACATTGTGGACTTTGTCAATCAACACAGGAG GGCCACTCTCAGGAAGCTCCGGGCAGAAAACATGTTTGAGACCTGG GAGGATGACATTGACGGAATCCATATTGTTGCATTTGCTGAAGAGGAGGATCCAG ATGGCTTTGAGTTTCTGGAGATCTTAAAGGACGTGGCCAGAGACAACACCAACAACCCAGATCTGAGCATTGTCTGGATTGACCCTGATGACTTCCCTCTG CTCACCACTTACTGGGAAAAGACCTTCAATTTGGACTTGTTCAGGCCTCAAATCGGTGTGGTCAACGTCACAGAT GCGGACAGCGTGTGGCTAGACATGTCCAATGACGAGGACCTGCCCACTgcagaggagctggaggatTGGATTGAGGACGTCCTGTCCGGCAGGATTAACACGGAGGACGACGACTTTGAAGACGACCGTGGAGACTTTGACAGGGACTTTACTGAAGACAGCAACGAGAGCCTTGAccgagatgaagatgaagatgaccTCAATGACTGA